Proteins found in one Oryza glaberrima chromosome 4, OglaRS2, whole genome shotgun sequence genomic segment:
- the LOC127770176 gene encoding uncharacterized protein LOC127770176 codes for MFPAAWLMFAVGVAKYGERVWALYQGNLSTIRKAVDGDVGGQNQEQEQPEVEMDGDGSPQDILLCAHSQFKVCKGALVDSSSEFVDSSEFGNTVFSNKWEWDKRWAVFQMEVSLLYDIMYTKAGVIHTWHGYFLRVFSPLATAADLLLFHLSASASAAMDSHSHAVRVDVSITYALLAGAILLDIASLVSAAGSGWAYAFLVSKPRRHGWLYHEAVCNGRWRQLHAGLEYLRRLVNEHDKRKWSGAIGQHNLLQFCTSSPRQQSKKKHTGPTVVIPPDVMELVFDELERVILRTEDMEKIKSGVPRSGDDAEPSGETIQSGSKTRPSKQGTSATNSIGLIKAEKGLHAVAELNLEDEDRIYLQRFIRDEIQESILIWHIATDVYLRTREGSKRHDTTFVRAIKLLSNYLMFLMVEHPTMVPGIDLRKYYTQTYKKLSTNYTGNANGDPDRLAKILAQDKSENPSASVTEMEEKVDMVKFLFYMWVELLLYVSHRCSRESHAKKLSEGGELTTIVWLMAEQAGKFYIDKKLSEEDNVDRPTVS; via the exons ATGTTCCCGGCGGCGTGGTTGATGTTCGCCGTGGGTGTTGCCAAGTATGGGGAGAGAGTGTGGGCGCTCTACCAGGGCAACCTGAGCACCATCAGGAAAGCCGTGGACGGCGATGTCGGTGGGCAGAatcaggagcaggagcagcccGAAGTGGAAATGGATGGTGATGGGTCTCCCCAAGATATCCTGCTCTGTGCCCACTCCCAGTTCAAGGTGTGCAAGGGCGCATTGGTTGACTCCTCGTCGGAGTTCGTGGATTCATCTGAATTTGGCAACACGGTGTTCTCCAACAAATGGGAGTGGGACAAGAGATGGGCGGTGTTCCAGATGGAGGTGTCTCTGCTGTACGACATCATGTACACCAAGGCCGGCGTCATCCACACATGGCACGGCTACTTCCTCCGTGTCTTCTCGCCactggccaccgccgccgacttgCTGCTGTTTCACCTCAGCGCAAGCGCGAGCGCCGCCATGGATTCTCATTCTCATGCGGTGAGAGTTGACGTCAGCATCACCTACGCGTTGCTGGCTGGCGCCATCCTGCTAGACATAGCGTCGCTGGTATCGGCGGCCGGGTCTGGCTGGGCGTACGCCTTCTTGGTCAGCAAGCCGAGACGACATGGGTGGCTCTACCACGAAGCCGTGTGTAATGGGCGATGGCGCCAGCTCCACGCCGGGCTGGAGTACCTCCGCCGCCTTGTCAATGAGCACGACAAAAGGAAATGGTCCGGCGCCATTGGGCAGCACAACCTGCTGCAGTTCTGTACTAGCAGTCCCCGGCAACAGTCCAAGAAGAAGCACACCGGGCCAACAGTAGTGATTCCTCCCGACGTCATGGAGTTGGTGTTCGACGAGCTGGAAAGAGTGATCCTGAGGACGGAAGATATGGAGAAGATTAAATCTGGGGTTCCTCGttccggcgacgacgccgagcCAAGTGGTGAAACAATACAGTCAGGCAGCAAAACGAGACCATCAAAGCAGGGGACGTCTGCAACCAACTCGATTGGCTTGATCAAGGCAGAAAAGGGTCTGCACGCAGTGGCTGAGCTGAATCTGGAAGATGAAGATCGGATATATCTCCAACGCTTCATCCGCGACGAGATCCAGGAGAGCATCCTTATCTGGCACATCGCCACGGACGTCTACCTTCGCACTCGCGAGGGCTCCAAGAGACACGACACTACGTTCGTGCGAGCAATCAAGCTTCTATCCAACTACCTCATGTTCCTCATGGTGGAACACCCAACAATGGTTCCTGGCATTGACCTTCGCAAGTACTACACACAAACTTACAAGAAATTGTCCACCAACTATACTGGCAACGCCAATGGCGATCCTGACAGACTAGCCAAAATCCTGGCTCAGGACAAGAGCGAAAATCCG TCTGCGTCTGTCACCGAAATGGAAGAGAAAGTTGACATGGTGAAGTTTCTGTTTTACATGTGGGTGGAGTTGCTACTCTACGTCAGCCACCGGTGTAGCAGGGAATCACATGCCAAGAAGCTTAGCGAAGGCGGCGAGCTGACaaccatcgtttggcttatggCGGAGCAAGCTGGCAAGTTCTACATCGATAAGAAACTCAGTGAAGAAGACAATGTCGATCGGCCCACCGTGTCCTGA